The following are from one region of the Candidatus Trichorickettsia mobilis genome:
- a CDS encoding flagellar hook-basal body complex protein FliE, protein MSVNSILLLAQNAYNKVSEQPYVENVQEAANFHKMVNVAFNNYAHMSPDQILQHIIHAKASGSANVNAAGSNGIAETIVGELRKKVSTHEQTIRKSLINEASLADLMYAANEAKNTVQTMVALRDKFLESFEKVMNMQI, encoded by the coding sequence ATGAGTGTTAATAGTATTTTACTGCTTGCTCAAAATGCATATAATAAAGTAAGCGAACAGCCTTACGTTGAAAATGTACAAGAGGCCGCTAATTTCCATAAAATGGTTAATGTTGCTTTTAATAATTATGCACACATGTCTCCAGACCAAATTTTACAACACATTATTCATGCTAAAGCATCTGGTTCAGCAAATGTGAATGCTGCTGGCAGTAATGGTATTGCTGAAACTATCGTTGGAGAATTGCGCAAAAAAGTTAGCACACATGAACAAACCATACGTAAATCTTTGATTAATGAAGCATCATTGGCTGATTTAATGTACGCTGCTAACGAAGCAAAAAATACCGTGCAAACTATGGTGGCTTTACGCGATAAGTTTTTGGAATCTTTTGAGAAAGTAATGAATATGCAGATCTAA
- a CDS encoding OmpH family outer membrane protein, whose amino-acid sequence MSYKKKITTKYWQLFTLLSILFINQPNLSIGVEHKFNTKIAVVDVQSILEHSVAMQNIRKSIDVISSKMQQDVTQKEIELKRIEEELIKKRSILNEEAFEKVVSDFNQKVSAAQKDMQNKKTRLEQAHAEAIRKVHDATITVISDLAKKYNFNLVLPSSQVLFVTNELNITHEVVELLNNKIKTIKVNF is encoded by the coding sequence GTGAGTTATAAAAAAAAAATAACAACAAAATATTGGCAATTATTCACCTTGCTGAGTATATTGTTCATAAACCAACCTAATTTATCAATCGGCGTTGAGCATAAGTTTAATACTAAAATTGCCGTGGTTGATGTTCAATCTATTTTAGAACATTCTGTTGCTATGCAAAATATTAGAAAATCTATAGATGTAATAAGCAGCAAGATGCAGCAAGATGTCACACAAAAAGAAATAGAATTAAAAAGAATCGAAGAAGAATTAATAAAAAAGCGCAGCATTCTTAATGAAGAAGCTTTTGAAAAAGTAGTAAGCGATTTTAATCAAAAGGTTAGTGCTGCTCAAAAAGACATGCAGAATAAGAAAACTCGTCTTGAGCAAGCTCATGCCGAAGCAATTCGCAAGGTTCATGATGCTACAATTACTGTCATTAGTGATTTAGCTAAAAAATATAATTTTAACCTGGTGTTACCAAGTTCTCAGGTACTATTTGTGACAAATGAGCTTAACATCACTCACGAAGTAGTAGAATTATTAAATAACAAAATAAAAACTATAAAAGTAAATTTTTAA
- a CDS encoding M23 family metallopeptidase — MSQKLLNKIDVNLEKNYQIKSGYLIAVYNLTDTKAECLYAKDFCRIINDDAYAQNFLTKFNSRYANRLNIINQQAMIKIQKLQKLLFELNNKYKFLSRTELRTASHILYDNQPGNIFLAIDGHHQIIYLHELSRLDQILQHLPLLVPILNPKITSNYGMRKHPITKRRSFHYGLDLVGHKSAPIYATATGVVSKISRVGSYGNMIEITHRHKFTTRFAHLNKIYVKEGELVIRGQKIGLQGNSGNTKGEHLHFEVLLNDQQLNPLGFVAHSLKN, encoded by the coding sequence GTGAGCCAAAAATTACTTAATAAAATTGATGTTAATCTTGAAAAAAATTATCAAATAAAGAGTGGTTATTTAATAGCAGTTTATAATTTGACTGATACTAAAGCTGAATGTTTATACGCCAAAGATTTTTGTCGTATTATTAATGATGATGCTTACGCCCAGAATTTTTTAACTAAGTTTAATAGTCGTTATGCCAACAGGTTGAATATAATAAATCAGCAAGCAATGATAAAAATACAAAAATTGCAGAAATTATTATTTGAATTAAATAATAAGTACAAATTTTTATCTCGAACAGAATTAAGAACAGCAAGTCATATTCTATATGATAACCAACCTGGTAATATTTTTTTAGCAATAGATGGTCACCATCAAATTATATATTTACACGAATTATCAAGATTAGACCAAATTCTGCAACATCTTCCACTGCTTGTCCCAATACTAAATCCTAAAATTACCAGTAATTATGGAATGCGTAAACATCCAATAACCAAGCGACGAAGTTTTCATTATGGACTTGATTTAGTTGGACATAAATCCGCTCCAATTTATGCTACCGCTACAGGTGTTGTTAGTAAAATTAGTAGAGTAGGTAGTTATGGTAACATGATTGAAATTACTCATCGTCATAAATTTACCACTAGATTCGCTCATTTAAATAAAATCTATGTTAAAGAAGGTGAGCTAGTGATACGAGGACAGAAAATTGGGTTACAAGGTAATAGTGGTAATACTAAAGGAGAACATCTACATTTTGAGGTTTTATTAAATGATCAACAGCTAAATCCGTTAGGTTTTGTTGCACATTCTTTGAAAAATTGA